A genomic region of Dreissena polymorpha isolate Duluth1 chromosome 4, UMN_Dpol_1.0, whole genome shotgun sequence contains the following coding sequences:
- the LOC127877103 gene encoding uncharacterized protein LOC127877103 has protein sequence MAKSTRDEERKFILECIDLYRDLPALWKVTCEDYSNRVKKEAAYITLLEKYRERYQDATKEDVKKKFNALRTNFRKELKKVIDSEKYGAGTEDLFESSLWYYDAMLFVQDQETPAPSRSFVDKEEESIADDNTLENTDSSSEVSQDTQSSGLAAPSKRTNFRRKKRTIEDKRNELMELACKRLREPEDDTTSLVQTWVNELKHMEPKQQLLSKKAINDILFEGRMGTLKRNSVLINPPEQSFVQHRLVQPESISSRQSLTPTSVVCHGSFHNNQPTI, from the exons ATGGCTAAATCAACCAGAGACGAGGAACGGAAGTTTATACTTGAATGCATAGATCTGTATAGAGATCTTCCAGCTCTCTGGAAAGTGACATGCGAAGATTACAGCAATCGCGTGAAGAAAGAGGCTGCGTATATCACTCTTCTTGAAAAGTATAGGGAGCGTTATCAAGATGCAACAAAAGAAGATGTAAAGAAAAAGTTTAATGCTCTTCGAACCAATTTTCGAAAAGAACTGAAAAAAGTTATTGATTCCGAAAAGTATGGAGCTGGAACCGAGGACTTGTTTGAATCATCTTTGTGGTATTATGATGCGATGTTGTTTGTACAAGATCAGGAAACGCCAGCACCATCTCGAAGCTTCGTGGACAAAGAAGAAGAGTCAATTGCTGATGATAACACCCTtgaaaat ACAGATTCGTCATCAGAAGTATCACAAGATACGCAATCAAGCGGGCTTGCGGCTCCCTCTAAGAGGACAAACTTTAGAAGAAAGAAGAGGACAATTGAAGACAAGCGTAACGAGCTTATGGAATTGGCATGTAAGCGTTTACGTGAACCAGAAGATGACACTACAAGCTTGGTCCAAACATGGGTAAATGAGCTCAAGCACATGGAGCCAAAGCAACAATTACTGTCGAAGAAGGCCATCAATGATATTTTGTTTGAAGGGAGAATGGGTACCCTCAAGAGGAATTCGGTTTTAATCAATCCACCTGAACAGTCATTTGTGCAGCATAGATTGGTACAGCCCGAGTCCATTTCATCTAGGCAGTCATTGACACCTACCTCTGTTGTCTGCCATGGTTCATTCCATAACAA